The following proteins are encoded in a genomic region of Polyangiaceae bacterium:
- the groES gene encoding co-chaperone GroES: MKIRPLHDRIVVKRLESENRTKGGIIIPDSAKEKPIEGRVVAVGNGKLLKDGKLRPLDVAVGDVVLFGKYAGNEVKLDGEAFVLLREDDLLAVTEPAKPAS; this comes from the coding sequence ATGAAGATCAGGCCGCTACACGACCGCATTGTGGTCAAGCGTCTCGAGAGCGAGAACCGGACGAAGGGCGGAATCATCATTCCGGATTCGGCCAAAGAGAAGCCGATTGAGGGGCGCGTGGTCGCCGTGGGCAACGGCAAGCTTCTGAAGGACGGCAAGCTCCGTCCGCTCGACGTTGCCGTCGGCGATGTCGTCCTGTTTGGCAAGTACGCTGGAAACGAAGTGAAGCTCGACGGCGAAGCCTTCGTTCTCCTTCGCGAAGACGACCTGTTGGCAGTCACCGAGCCCGCGAAACCCGCGAGCTGA